In one Planctomycetota bacterium genomic region, the following are encoded:
- a CDS encoding biopolymer transporter ExbD: MRLKRPAMLESTGLNMTPMIDIVFQLIVFLMLASDFANQEMERVYLPKADAAVADDHPDKTRLMVNINHEVPKDTECPQLKYKSGILQQPCQIDEHWKIKIKGRELTIPELEQQLVLEGNMDREIKDNPKSPSNRPVMIRADGSAPFKLITKVLEAAGKALVWKIEIGAEKPPED, from the coding sequence ATGAGATTGAAACGTCCGGCAATGCTGGAATCAACCGGGTTGAATATGACCCCGATGATTGACATCGTTTTCCAGTTGATTGTTTTCCTGATGCTGGCCTCAGACTTTGCCAACCAGGAAATGGAACGCGTTTACCTGCCCAAGGCCGATGCGGCCGTGGCTGACGACCATCCGGATAAAACACGGCTGATGGTCAATATCAACCACGAAGTTCCAAAGGATACAGAGTGTCCGCAGTTAAAATATAAAAGCGGTATTTTGCAGCAACCTTGCCAGATTGATGAACACTGGAAAATAAAGATAAAGGGCAGGGAGTTGACCATACCTGAGCTGGAACAGCAACTGGTTTTGGAAGGCAATATGGACCGGGAAATCAAGGATAATCCCAAAAGTCCGTCAAACCGGCCGGTGATGATACGGGCTGACGGCAGCGCTCCTTTTAAACTGATTACCAAGGTTTTGGAGGCGGCCGGCAAGGCGCTGGTCTGGAAGATAGAAATAGGCGCTGAAAAACCACCTGAGGACTAA
- a CDS encoding MotA/TolQ/ExbB proton channel family protein codes for MFYGKNKTGQAAIIVTILLVTLFISAVGFNYIYAQDGGDKKAGGESGFMELVKAGSWVGHFIILCSIAGMGFVIEHIVNIKRDKLCPPDVVAELEALVEEGRYEEAVTLCSANPNFFCNIVGAALSKVNEGYDSMVEAMGTAGEEEAAKLNMKISYISLIGNIAPMLGLTGTVTGMIAAFGIIKKTTSPSPAMLAQGVEEALVTTAEGLFVSMPLMTAFFLFKNKVTMYIIEIGIMAGEFVDKFKNLTVEQQQ; via the coding sequence ATGTTTTACGGGAAAAATAAGACCGGCCAGGCCGCTATAATCGTCACCATTTTATTGGTAACTCTGTTTATCAGCGCAGTAGGATTTAACTATATCTATGCTCAGGACGGGGGCGATAAAAAGGCAGGCGGAGAGTCGGGTTTTATGGAGTTAGTTAAGGCCGGTTCCTGGGTCGGGCATTTTATCATCCTGTGCAGTATCGCCGGCATGGGTTTTGTCATTGAGCATATTGTGAATATCAAGCGGGACAAGTTATGCCCGCCTGATGTGGTTGCCGAGTTGGAGGCATTGGTGGAAGAAGGCAGATATGAAGAGGCGGTAACCCTTTGCAGCGCCAATCCCAACTTTTTCTGCAATATTGTGGGCGCGGCCCTGTCCAAGGTCAATGAGGGTTATGATTCCATGGTCGAGGCCATGGGCACGGCCGGCGAAGAGGAGGCCGCCAAATTGAATATGAAAATCAGTTACATCTCCCTTATCGGCAATATCGCCCCTATGTTAGGCCTGACCGGGACCGTCACCGGTATGATTGCGGCATTCGGTATCATCAAGAAAACAACTTCTCCTTCGCCGGCGATGCTGGCCCAGGGTGTTGAGGAAGCTCTTGTCACCACCGCTGAGGGGCTCTTTGTGTCGATGCCTCTGATGACCGCATTCTTCCTGTTCAAGAATAAGGTGACCATGTATATCATTGAAATCGGCATCATGGCCGGTGAATTCGTGGATAAATTCAAGAACCTGACCGTGGAACAACAGCAATAA
- a CDS encoding biopolymer transporter ExbD — MAKRISSKVEEANMELNMTPMIDVIFQLIIFFMCSIHFKSLEGKLYSYLPRDKGMANTSVTDPILEEVRIKLAYSDTADLLTKIKVGDKDFGSGKDAWDALYKHMQGMASSLVTPSGDVIPVKIDSDEKIPVQSVVNALNICKKAGVQKTEFAAKTSPGKKP, encoded by the coding sequence ATGGCGAAAAGAATTTCCAGTAAAGTAGAAGAAGCCAATATGGAGTTGAATATGACTCCAATGATTGACGTCATATTCCAGTTAATCATATTCTTTATGTGCTCCATACATTTTAAGTCGCTGGAAGGTAAGTTATATTCCTATCTTCCCAGAGACAAGGGAATGGCCAACACCTCGGTTACCGACCCGATTTTAGAAGAGGTCCGGATAAAATTGGCGTATTCTGATACCGCGGATCTCTTGACCAAAATCAAGGTGGGCGATAAGGATTTTGGATCTGGTAAGGACGCCTGGGATGCTTTATATAAGCATATGCAGGGCATGGCTTCAAGCTTGGTGACGCCCAGCGGCGATGTGATACCGGTCAAAATAGATTCAGACGAGAAAATACCTGTTCAGTCGGTGGTTAACGCCCTTAATATCTGTAAGAAGGCGGGTGTGCAGAAAACGGAATTCGCGGCCAAAACCTCTCCGGGCAAGAAGCCATAA
- a CDS encoding tetratricopeptide repeat protein, whose amino-acid sequence MKALRVLTVLTFLVFLMPGLCLLAQEVDVVSSSSPDGKSVQDDAGEITSETYNGVEIKVKGTSAVKTIKLDLIKNITYRDEQKDYLNGKQLQQDGKYPQAIESYKKALNDTRLRAIFKQHVLYNIAVCYHNAKQLDEAIQAYDEVLKAFEKTRYFKQVYFNKSECAAKKPDLEKALSILDDAKVKGQDLGDKFKLEVDLRKANLLEDNKKLDEAKAIYNQLKTRAQMQPAIRDRAMIGLGRVELAGGNISGAEEAFNEVIEKSTDAVAKAGAYNGKGDCLMANPKADYKIIKNALFAYLRSKLLYPAPAGEPTMEEEKAIYNAGLCCEKLAQALPQEKKKVYINNAKILYLEVKQKFPGSRFVPEANKRLSELGK is encoded by the coding sequence ATGAAAGCGTTGAGAGTATTAACCGTCCTGACTTTTCTTGTCTTCCTGATGCCCGGGTTATGTCTTCTGGCCCAGGAAGTCGATGTGGTGTCTTCATCATCTCCGGATGGTAAATCTGTCCAGGATGATGCCGGTGAAATCACCAGTGAAACATACAACGGTGTGGAAATAAAAGTAAAAGGGACCAGCGCCGTTAAGACCATTAAATTAGACCTGATTAAAAACATCACCTACCGCGATGAGCAAAAGGATTACCTGAACGGCAAGCAACTCCAGCAAGACGGCAAATATCCGCAGGCCATCGAGTCGTATAAAAAGGCGCTCAACGATACGCGGTTGAGGGCCATATTCAAACAGCATGTCCTTTATAATATCGCCGTGTGTTATCATAACGCCAAACAGCTTGATGAGGCGATTCAGGCCTATGATGAGGTGCTTAAGGCGTTTGAGAAGACCCGTTATTTTAAACAGGTGTATTTCAATAAGAGCGAGTGCGCCGCAAAAAAGCCAGACCTGGAAAAGGCATTGAGCATCCTGGATGACGCCAAGGTTAAAGGTCAGGATCTGGGCGATAAATTCAAGCTGGAGGTTGACCTGCGCAAGGCCAATCTCCTGGAGGACAATAAGAAACTGGATGAGGCCAAGGCTATTTATAACCAGCTTAAAACCAGGGCCCAAATGCAACCGGCCATACGAGACCGGGCCATGATCGGGCTGGGACGGGTGGAGTTGGCAGGTGGAAATATTTCCGGAGCAGAAGAGGCATTTAACGAGGTAATAGAGAAATCAACTGACGCCGTAGCCAAGGCCGGCGCCTATAACGGAAAGGGCGATTGTCTTATGGCCAATCCTAAGGCCGATTATAAAATAATAAAGAACGCCCTTTTCGCCTACCTGCGCTCCAAACTTCTCTATCCGGCCCCGGCCGGCGAGCCGACCATGGAAGAGGAAAAGGCCATTTATAACGCCGGGCTGTGTTGCGAGAAGTTAGCCCAGGCATTGCCCCAGGAAAAGAAGAAGGTTTATATCAATAATGCCAAAATACTCTATCTGGAGGTGAAGCAGAAATTCCCCGGTTCCAGGTTCGTGCCGGAGGCGAATAAGAGATTGTCCGAGCTGGGCAAATAA